One genomic window of Glycine max cultivar Williams 82 chromosome 16, Glycine_max_v4.0, whole genome shotgun sequence includes the following:
- the LOC100805853 gene encoding GDSL esterase/lipase At5g14450, giving the protein MGIGVLFVGFFLLSCVVCVKGVEPKASPTCTFPAVYNFGDSNSDTGGISASFVPIPAPYGEGFFHKPSGRDCDGRLIVDFIAEKLNLPYLSAYLNSLGTNYRHGANFATGGSTIRKQNETIFQYGISPFSLDIQIVQFNQFKARTKQLYEEAKAPHEKSKLPVPEEFSKALYTFDIGQNDLSVGFRKMNFDQIRESMPDILNQLANAVKNIYQQGGRYFWIHNTSPFGCMPVQLFYKHNIPEGYLDQYGCVKDQNVMATEFNKQLKDRVIKLRTELPEAAITYVDVYAAKYALISNTKKEGFVDPMKICCGYHVNDTHIWCGNLGTDNGKDVFGSACENPSQYISWDSVHYAEAANHWVANRILNGSYTDPPTPITQACYRH; this is encoded by the exons atggggaTAGGGGTACTATTTGTTGGGTTTTTCTTGCTATCTTGTGTTGTGTGTGTGAAGGGTGTGGAGCCAAAAGCCTCACCCACTTGTACATTTCCGGCAGTTTACAACTTTGGGGACTCAAACTCAGACACTGGAGGCATATCAGCTTCATTTGTGCCAATTCCTGCACCTTATGGCGAGGGCTTCTTTCACAAGCCTTCTGGAAGGGACTGTGATGGCCGTCTCATTGTAGATTTCATAG CTGAGAAGCTAAACTTGCCATACTTAAGTGCTTATCTGAATTCCCTTGGAACCAATTACCGGCATGGGGCAAATTTTGCCACTGGGGGATCCACCATTAGGAAGCAGAATGAAACCATATTTCAATATGGAATAAGTCCTTTCTCTCTTGACATTCAGATTGTGCAATTTAACCAGTTTAAAGCACGCACCAAACAACTCTATGAAGAAG CCAAGGCCCCACATGAAAAGAGCAAGCTTCCAGTGCCTGAGGAGTTCTCTAAGGCTCTCTACACATTTGACATTGGTCAAAATGATCTCTCTGTTGGGTTTAGAAAGATGAATTTTGACCAAATACGTGAATCCATGCCAGATATTCTCAACCAGTTAGCCAATGCAGTCAAA AATATATACCAACAAGGAGGGAGATACTTCTGGATACACAACACTAGCCCCTTTGGCTGCATGCCAGTGCAACTATTTTACAAGCACAATATACCAGAAGGCTATCTTGACCAATATGGATGTGTGAAGGATCAAAATGTGATGGCTACAGAATTCAACAAGCAGCTTAAGGATCGAGTCATCAAATTGAGGACAGAGCTCCCAGAGGCTGCAATTACTTATGTAGATGTATATGCTGCAAAGTATGCACTAATTAGTAATACCAAAAAAGAAG GATTTGTGGATCCAATGAAGATTTGTTGTGGGTATCATGTGAATGACACACACATTTGGTGTGGGAATTTAGGGACTGATAACGGGAAGGACGTGTTTGGTTCTGCTTGTGAGAACCCTTCACAGTATATAAGTTGGGACAGTGTTCATTATGCTGAGGCTGCAAACCATTGGGTTGCAAATCGTATACTCAATGGCTCTTACACTGACCCACCGACACCCATCACCCAAGCATGTTACAGGCATTAA
- the LOC100807100 gene encoding SAGA-associated factor 29 homolog B isoform X3: MSSPDIVSILENSKEFDRVRKEQEDILSEINKLHKKLQATPEVVEKPGDNSLARLKFLYTQAKDLSESEASISNLLINQIDALLPTGPQGQTRRRIEGNEQKRKRVKTESDISRLTPNMRSQLEACASLKGEQVAARVTPRNADKDEWFVVKVIHFDKESKEFEVLDEEPGDDEESSGQRQYKLPMANIIPFPKSNDPSSAPDFPPGKHVLAVYPGTTALYKATVVQGPRRRKTEDYVLEFDDDEEDGSLPQRTVPFRKVVPLPEGHRQ; the protein is encoded by the exons ATGTCTTCGCCGGACATTGTCTCGATATTGGAGAACTCGAAGGAGTTCGATCGGGTGAGGAAAGAACAAGAGGATATTCTGTCGGAGATCAACAAACTTCACAAGAAGCTTCAAGCAA CTCCTGAAGTAGTTGAGAAGCCTGGGGATAACTCATTGGCTAGGCTGAAATTTTTGTACACTCAAGCAAAAGATCTTTCAGAAAGTGAAGCAAG TATTTCCAACTTACTGATAAACCAAATTGATGCCCTACTGCCTACGGGTCCACAAGGGCAAACACGAAGAAGAATAG AAGGTAATGAGCAGAAAAGGAAACGAGTGAAGACTGAGTCAGACATTTCAAGGCTAACTCCTAATATGCGAAGTCAACTTGAGGCTTGTGCCAGTCTTAAAGGCGAACAG GTAGCGGCTAGGGTCACACCACGAAATGCTGATAAGGACGAGTGGTTTGTCGTAAAAGTGATTCATTTTGATAAGGAATCAAAGGA ATTTGAAGTACTGGATGAGGAACCAGGCGATGATGAAGAAAGCAGTGGCCAAAG ACAATACAAGCTTCCCATGGCAAATATCATTCCTTTCCCCAAGAGTAATGATCCTTCTAGCGCTCCTGATTTCCCTCCTGGAAAACATGTTTTGGCGGTCTATCCAGGAACTACTGCACTTTATAAAGCAACAGTTGTTCAAGGCCCTCGCAGA AGGAAGACCGAGGA TTATGTGTTGGaatttgatgatgatgaggaAGATGGATCTTTACCTCAAAGGACAGTGCCATTCCGCAAAGTGGTTCCTCTTCCAGAAGGACATCGCCAATGA
- the LOC100807100 gene encoding SAGA-associated factor 29 homolog B isoform X1, protein MSSPDIVSILENSKEFDRVRKEQEDILSEINKLHKKLQATPEVVEKPGDNSLARLKFLYTQAKDLSESEASISNLLINQIDALLPTGPQGQTRRRIGKEGNEQKRKRVKTESDISRLTPNMRSQLEACASLKGEQVAARVTPRNADKDEWFVVKVIHFDKESKEFEVLDEEPGDDEESSGQRQYKLPMANIIPFPKSNDPSSAPDFPPGKHVLAVYPGTTALYKATVVQGPRRRKTEDYVLEFDDDEEDGSLPQRTVPFRKVVPLPEGHRQ, encoded by the exons ATGTCTTCGCCGGACATTGTCTCGATATTGGAGAACTCGAAGGAGTTCGATCGGGTGAGGAAAGAACAAGAGGATATTCTGTCGGAGATCAACAAACTTCACAAGAAGCTTCAAGCAA CTCCTGAAGTAGTTGAGAAGCCTGGGGATAACTCATTGGCTAGGCTGAAATTTTTGTACACTCAAGCAAAAGATCTTTCAGAAAGTGAAGCAAG TATTTCCAACTTACTGATAAACCAAATTGATGCCCTACTGCCTACGGGTCCACAAGGGCAAACACGAAGAAGAATAG gaAAAG AAGGTAATGAGCAGAAAAGGAAACGAGTGAAGACTGAGTCAGACATTTCAAGGCTAACTCCTAATATGCGAAGTCAACTTGAGGCTTGTGCCAGTCTTAAAGGCGAACAG GTAGCGGCTAGGGTCACACCACGAAATGCTGATAAGGACGAGTGGTTTGTCGTAAAAGTGATTCATTTTGATAAGGAATCAAAGGA ATTTGAAGTACTGGATGAGGAACCAGGCGATGATGAAGAAAGCAGTGGCCAAAG ACAATACAAGCTTCCCATGGCAAATATCATTCCTTTCCCCAAGAGTAATGATCCTTCTAGCGCTCCTGATTTCCCTCCTGGAAAACATGTTTTGGCGGTCTATCCAGGAACTACTGCACTTTATAAAGCAACAGTTGTTCAAGGCCCTCGCAGA AGGAAGACCGAGGA TTATGTGTTGGaatttgatgatgatgaggaAGATGGATCTTTACCTCAAAGGACAGTGCCATTCCGCAAAGTGGTTCCTCTTCCAGAAGGACATCGCCAATGA
- the LOC100807100 gene encoding SAGA-associated factor 29 homolog B isoform X2 — MSSPDIVSILENSKEFDRVRKEQEDILSEINKLHKKLQATPEVVEKPGDNSLARLKFLYTQAKDLSESEASISNLLINQIDALLPTGPQGQTRRRIGKGNEQKRKRVKTESDISRLTPNMRSQLEACASLKGEQVAARVTPRNADKDEWFVVKVIHFDKESKEFEVLDEEPGDDEESSGQRQYKLPMANIIPFPKSNDPSSAPDFPPGKHVLAVYPGTTALYKATVVQGPRRRKTEDYVLEFDDDEEDGSLPQRTVPFRKVVPLPEGHRQ; from the exons ATGTCTTCGCCGGACATTGTCTCGATATTGGAGAACTCGAAGGAGTTCGATCGGGTGAGGAAAGAACAAGAGGATATTCTGTCGGAGATCAACAAACTTCACAAGAAGCTTCAAGCAA CTCCTGAAGTAGTTGAGAAGCCTGGGGATAACTCATTGGCTAGGCTGAAATTTTTGTACACTCAAGCAAAAGATCTTTCAGAAAGTGAAGCAAG TATTTCCAACTTACTGATAAACCAAATTGATGCCCTACTGCCTACGGGTCCACAAGGGCAAACACGAAGAAGAATAG gaAAAG GTAATGAGCAGAAAAGGAAACGAGTGAAGACTGAGTCAGACATTTCAAGGCTAACTCCTAATATGCGAAGTCAACTTGAGGCTTGTGCCAGTCTTAAAGGCGAACAG GTAGCGGCTAGGGTCACACCACGAAATGCTGATAAGGACGAGTGGTTTGTCGTAAAAGTGATTCATTTTGATAAGGAATCAAAGGA ATTTGAAGTACTGGATGAGGAACCAGGCGATGATGAAGAAAGCAGTGGCCAAAG ACAATACAAGCTTCCCATGGCAAATATCATTCCTTTCCCCAAGAGTAATGATCCTTCTAGCGCTCCTGATTTCCCTCCTGGAAAACATGTTTTGGCGGTCTATCCAGGAACTACTGCACTTTATAAAGCAACAGTTGTTCAAGGCCCTCGCAGA AGGAAGACCGAGGA TTATGTGTTGGaatttgatgatgatgaggaAGATGGATCTTTACCTCAAAGGACAGTGCCATTCCGCAAAGTGGTTCCTCTTCCAGAAGGACATCGCCAATGA
- the LOC121173777 gene encoding uncharacterized protein — MASGDYKTQDDKNLFFKSFSAGLVESATFVGVVFSFFLGLSFPTLALARMNLPSCLLPSIDLTYVDDNYLKISSKSLWDAWASFRSDRSKYNKVHKLNDTKVWVPTNPRGAERLPPNILESESDFYLHRLWGMPPQDLRIKLKYLVTFTLGLDQKDNIDAAVKKFYENFTILLFHYDGRVSDWDKFEWSKRAIHISARKQTKWWYAKCFLHLDIVAPYQGTRQGR; from the exons ATGGCAAGTGGAGATTATAAGACACAAGATGACaagaatttgtttttcaaatcaTTTAGTGCAGGCTTAGTAGAGTCAG CAACCTTTGTTGGAGTTGTTTTTAGCTTCTTTCTAGGACTATCATTTCCAACATTAGCATTGGCTAGG ATGAACCTTCCATCCTGTCTTTTACCATCCATTGACCTCACATATGTTGATGACAATTACTTGAAAATTTCATCCAAGTCTTTGTGGGATGCCTGGGCTTCATTTAGGAGTGACAGAAGCAAATACAATAAGGTTCACAAATTAAATGACACAAAGGTATGG GTTCCTACAAATCCTCGAGGGGCTGAAAGGCTTCCCCCAAATATTTTGGAATCTGAATCAGATTTCTATCTTCATCGGTTATGGGGCATGCCCCCTCAG GACCTAAGAATCAAACTGAAGTATCTTGTAACATTTACTCTTGGATTAGATCAGAAAGACAACATTGATGCTGCGGTAAAAAAG TTCTATGAAAACTTCACCATTCTGTTGTTTCACTACGATGGACGGGTTAGTGATTGGGATAAGTTTGAGTGGTCAAAGCGAGCAATTCATATCAGTGCTAGGAAGCAAACTAAAT GGTGGTATGCTAAATGCTTTCTGCATCTGGACATTGTAGCTCCTTATCAAGGAACAAGGCAAGGTAGGTGA